A region of Faecalibacterium taiwanense DNA encodes the following proteins:
- a CDS encoding plasmid mobilization protein, which yields MAKRDQDVHFLASKEEVERIHEKMDELGIRSMGAYLRKMALDGYCIRLDLQDVKALVSLLRICSNNLNQYAKRANETGSIYRADIEDLQKRLEEIWTDMREVLVRLSSIQ from the coding sequence ATGGCAAAGCGAGATCAGGATGTTCATTTCCTTGCATCCAAGGAGGAGGTCGAGCGAATCCATGAGAAGATGGACGAGCTTGGCATCCGCAGCATGGGAGCCTATCTGCGGAAAATGGCTCTGGATGGTTACTGTATCAGACTGGATTTGCAGGATGTGAAAGCCCTGGTTTCGCTCCTGCGAATCTGCTCCAACAACCTGAACCAGTACGCAAAGCGAGCGAACGAAACAGGCAGCATCTATCGTGCTGACATTGAGGATTTGCAAAAACGGCTGGAGGAGATCTGGACGGACATGAGAGAAGTTCTTGTTCGCCTGTCCTCAATCCAGTAA